The following coding sequences are from one Leguminivora glycinivorella isolate SPB_JAAS2020 chromosome 7, LegGlyc_1.1, whole genome shotgun sequence window:
- the LOC125227822 gene encoding leucine-rich repeats and immunoglobulin-like domains protein 3 — protein MGESTFLLLITLFLWARCLVFAENNECPSKCVCLNQYVDCTRNNLESVPKIPKWVEELDLSYNKLHGDAFEGFERLPSLKVLKIDKNSLRLIPNFLHHNNLHELSLNRNNIGSIGTGHFPENSSIRILNLNSNHIKVIAEDALNNLTNLEVLKLNRNDITSLPNHLFMHQSSLRTLELNHNKLRNVTGLLFKGLSNLTTLRMRYNNIDNIMDGAFFGFKSVHLLQLDHNRIRRISKGWMYGLESLVTLSMSNNLVSEINEGSWELCTILENLDLSHNYLAKVEGTTFKYLRNLQVLNLNNNNISVIGPDAFSLMFNLNTLHLNNNKISWTVEDMIKPFNNLQNLERFSLAGNHIKSINSRAFEGLTKVIELDLAGNNITSIQRHAFDSMPKLKRLHLNSSSLLCDCNLFWIIKWIRDKAEQKFITATCAYPDEVRGVAISKLKEDNCGDSPKPKVMQHPKAHLAIKGRSANLTCTATSNPFSNMTFLWRKNNGNISNPLVYENVTITDQPEATSVLVIPNVTHADSGKYQCVVSNNFGTTYSLKAKVTIVTFPRFTKAPHNITVKTGETVSLNCAATGEPTPEISWQKDGGNDFPAARERRMNVMPTDHVFFIVNAKTTDMGVYSCAAKNVAGTIISNAMLTVQEEPSFRTVTENKEATSGDAVVLQCMVSGSPKPVLKWSKDGVPVVPSERHYFMADDQLLVILAAEPGDAGHYECEITNALGTKKEMTELRILPPVAIMVNEEDMTGIIIITVVCSTVGTSIIWVVIIYHTRRRMASAVPSFPAESLKMTQVVHSDSESPQMFSDNISEHSSCKDSGTGDSAKQTSFDGVPIDKSEQVHFEPVVCQSYSPVPEAHKLLPSSFKPSIQVCVNTSVTPATYSFSSHSINN, from the coding sequence ATGGGAGAATCGACTTTCTTATTGTTGATTACTCTCTTCTTATGGGCACGATGTTTGGTTTTCGCTGAAAACAATGAATGTCCGTCGAAATGCGTTTGCCTCAACCAATATGTGGATTGTACTAGAAACAATTTAGAGTCTGTGCCAAAAATTCCTAAGTGGGTGGAAGAATTAGATCTCAGCTACAACAAATTGCATGGAGATGCATTTGAAGGATTTGAGAGGCTACCAAGTCTCAAGGttttaaaaattgataaaaactCGTTACGCCTTATACCTAACTTTCTACATCACAATAATCTTCACGAATTGAGTCTCAACAGGAATAACATTGGTTCCATTGGCACGGGTCATTTTCCGGAGAACAGCTCCATCAGAATATTGAACTTAAATAGTAACCACATTAAAGTCATAGCAGAAGATGCTTTGAACAATTTGACTAATTTAGAAGTGTTAAAGTTAAACAGGAATGATATCACATCTCTACCCAACCATTTGTTTATGCACCAATCCAGTCTCAGAACTCTCGAATTGAATCATAATAAACTTCGTAATGTGACGGGACTACTGTTCAAAGGACTCTCCAATCTGACAACACTTAGAATGAGATATAATAACATAGACAATATAATGGATGGTGCCTTTTTTGGATTTAAATCAGTACATTTACTACAGTTGGACCACAACAGGATAAGAAGAATTTCCAAAGGTTGGATGTATGGTCTGGAATCATTGGTGACATTGTCTATGTCTAATAATTTAGTATCTGAAATTAATGAAGGCAGCTGGGAACTGTGCACCATCTTAGAAAACTTAGATTTATCCCACAATTACCTAGCTAAAGTAGAAGGAAccacttttaaatatttacggAACCTTCAGGTATTAAACCTGAACAACAACAATATATCTGTGATAGGCCCGGATGCATTCAGCCTTATGTTCAACTTAAATACACtgcatttaaataataataaaatatcatggACTGTGGAAGATATGATAAAGCCCTTTAACAACCTACAAAACTTGGAAAGATTTAGCTTGGCTGGCAATCACATAAAGTCTATTAATTCTCGAGCATTCGAAGGTCTAACCAAAGTCATTGAGCTAGATTTGGCTGGCAATAACATAACATCTATTCAACGGCATGCTTTTGATTCAATGCCTAAATTAAAAAGATTGCATTTAAATTCTTCATCATTGTTATGTGACTGTAACTTATTTTGGATAATTAAATGGATAAGAGACAAAGCTGAACAGAAATTTATTACAGCCACTTGTGCCTACCCTGATGAAGTAAGAGGAGTAGCAATATCTAAACTGAAAGAAGATAATTGTGGAGACTCTCCTAAACCTAAAGTGATGCAACACCCTAAAGCCCATCTTGCCATTAAAGGACGATCAGCAAATTTGACCTGCACAGCAACATCAAACCCTTTCAGTAATATGACTTTTCTTTGGAGAAAAAATAACGGCAATATTAGTAATCCACTTGTTTATGAAAATGTTACCATAACTGATCAACCTGAGGCAACATCCGTTCTTGTCATACCAAATGTTACACATGCTGACTCTGGTAAATATCAATGTGTTGTCAGTAATAATTTTGGTACAACATATTCCTTAAAAGCCAAAGTAACGATAGTGACTTTTCCCCGGTTTACAAAAGCTCCTCATAACATAACAGTGAAAACAGGAGAGACAGTTTCGCTGAACTGTGCAGCTACAGGTGAGCCTACACCTGAAATTTCATGGCAGAAAGATGGTGGAAATGATTTCCCAGCAGCTCGAGAAAGAAGAATGAATGTGATGCCCACTGACCATGTGTTTTTCATTGTCAATGCAAAGACAACTGATATGGGTGTTTACAGCTGTGCTGCTAAGAATGTGGCAGGCACAATTATATCTAATGCAATGTTGACAGTTCAAGAAGAACCTTCATTTCGTACTGTCACAGAAAATAAGGAAGCTACAAGTGGTGATGCTGTAGTCCTGCAATGTATGGTATCTGGATCACCAAAACCAGTCTTAAAATGGTCAAAAGATGGTGTGCCAGTAGTACCCTCTGAACGGCATTACTTCATGGCTGATGACCAACTCCTAGTTATACTTGCTGCAGAGCCTGGTGATGCTGGGCACTATGAATGTGAGATAACAAATGCATTAGGAACAAAAAAGGAGATGACAGAGTTGAGAATCTTGCCACCAGTAGCCATTATGGTAAACGAGGAGGATATGACAggaattataattattactgtTGTGTGCAGTACAGTGGGGACCTCCATTATTTGGGTAGTTATTATCTATCACACAAGAAGGCGAATGGCTTCTGCAGTGCCTTCTTTTCCTGCCGAAAGTTTAAAAATGACACAAGTGGTGCATAGTGATAGTGAATCACCTCAAATGTTTTCAGACAATATATCTGAGCATTCATCGTGTAAAGACAGTGGGACAGGAGACTCGGCTAAACAGACGAGCTTTGATGGTGTGCCTATAGATAAGAGTGAACAAGTGCATTTTGAGCCTGTTGTATGTCAAAGTTATTCTCCAGTGCCAGAAGCACATAAACTTTTACCTTCTTCCTTTAAACCATCCATTCAAGTGTGTGTAAATACTTCTGTAACACCAGCTACTTATAGTTTTTCTAGTCACAGTATTAACAATTAA
- the LOC125228282 gene encoding NECAP-like protein CG9132, with amino-acid sequence MDTYESVLLVKNEVFVFKIPPKTTNRGYRAADWNLQEPQWTGRMRLVSKGEDLVMKLEDKTSGQLFAKCPIDKYPGVALESVTDSSRYFVVKIQDDNGRSAYIGLGFGDRSDSFDLNVALQDHFKWLRKEQEGPAAPAQQLDLGFKDGETIKINMKITKKDGSDAKPRRGVGAAPGGGLLPPPPGAGASRLPPPPSPQHAPAPASASASASAGSEWGDYNSASAPSQQATTPASQQNWVQF; translated from the exons ATGGATACATACGAGAGTGTGTTACTCGTAAAAAAtgaagtttttgtttttaaaatacccCCTAAAACTACAAACAGAGGATATAG GGCAGCAGATTGGAACCTGCAAGAGCCACAATGGACTGGGCGCATGAGGCTGGTTTCGAAGGGGGAGGATTTGGTAATGAAGTTGGaagataaaacatctggccagCTTTTTGCTAAATGCCCCATCGATAAATATCCGGGGGTGGCTCTCGAATCTGTGACGGACAGCTCGCGTTACTTTGTTGTCAAGATTCAGGATGATAATG GTCGCAGTGCTTACATTGGACTAGGATTCGGTGACAGGTCTGACTCGTTTGACCTTAATGTGGCCCTTCAAGACCATTTCAAATGGCTAAGAAAAGAACAGGAAGGCCCTGCTGCCCCCGCACAGCAACTAGACCTTGGCTTCAAGGATGGGGAAACAATTAAGATCAACATGAAAATTACT AAAAAAGACGGGTCCGATGCGAAGCCCCGGCGCGGCGTCGGCGCAGCGCCGGGCGGCGGGCTGCtgccgcccccgcccggcgccggCGCCTCGCGCCTGCCGCCGCCGCCCTCGCCGCAgcacgcgcccgcgcccgcgtccGCGTCCGCGTCCGCGTCCGCCGGCTCCGAGTGGGGCGATTACAACTCTGCTAG TGCTCCGAGCCAACAGGCGACGACTCCAGCGAGCCAACAGAACTGGGTTCAATTTTGA